The DNA region GGTCATGCATCTCATGTAGATGACAATACATTTGTTTGAGACACTTCTGTGATCAGAGTTACATGACAGCATGCAtattgggccagatccattcctggtttgctggatcacccagcttcactgatgaaagtgtaccccccagccttggagtactttattaaatcaggcccataaaacTTTTCAAGAATGGAGAAactagactatcatgagagaacctgagtaatccagcaaacctgaaatagatctggtctgggatttaaaacaactaatagcaaagggttttaggaaatccattcaattttttctggatcacaaggttcacccatgactgTCTATCTTCTCCTTGGAGTGTGTtcataaattagacccattgccTTAAAGCAGCCTATTCATGCTAAGTCTCCTAACACTCAGCATCTATAAAATAGAGTCTATAAACCTTTAAGCAGAAAAATCATATGAAAAAGTTTAGGAGAGTCACATTCAGGTTAAATGTTGGAAGTTAGAATAGCCCATAGTTGATGTATCTGTCTTGTCAGGTGCTCACAAGCATGGGGAGCTTGTTTGCTCAGATTTCATGAAAGCTCATGATCCTCCCAGACATGAGGATTTTCTCTCAGAAAATGTGACATGCGTGCTTTTATCACTATGTCCCAATAATGTTCATGCTTAGATATGGCTCATGCATGGATTTTATCAGCTCTGTAACACATTTGCCAGCCATCATTTTTGTTTAGGTCTTTTCTTAGATCAAGCTCTCAAAGCTTGCAGTGGAACATATCCTTGTGATCATGTCAGAGGATTACTTCCCTGGAAATTCTGCAGAACCATAAACTTTGCTATTTACCTTGTTATTGGGTTGGTTCTGCAGTCATTCACACTTTTCTTTGTCCTGCAGTAAAATGCATGATGTTGGTGCATGCCAGGCAGGAGTAGGCTAGACTAGGAGTATTCTCCCCAGATCTGGGTGCATCaccaactgtttttgggtggttaccgaaaaaattgggtcacaattcagggacAGTTAGAGCATAATACAAAGACAGGGGAAAACATGGAACATACTTATAGGACAGAATTATAGGAGTTACTGAATGcctatggcaacaacaactgggaacactaaatatATCATGTGTTCCCTGGTCACTTTTTGACCATTCATTTCTGGGTAGAACACTGAGGAGAAAGCATTTCTAACCCACCATGATTATCTCCTCCCTCATTGCTTCCCCTGCAATGGTCATATTGCATTATTGCGGCCTTGTTGCAAGTCACAGGCTGAGATTCTTAAACAAAGATGGTGCAAATATATGGGTAAGAGGAACactttccttttgaaaatgctagttctcTGGATGTTGTTCTGATGTATTGACAAATATGCTGCTGCTAATCCAGTACAAGTATATAGAGAGAAATTCTAAAACCTTTCTGATACTCATTTTCAACAGGCTTAGTCCAGGGTTCTAAAGAACTGATAGCAAACACAGCTTAGCATCGAGCCTTTTCAGAATGAggataatattttgtaattctcTCTTATGACAAAGTCATACATTGAAAATTATATCAGATGCTAGGTCCATCCTTAGGGTCACTGCCACTGTGCTCCTTCCTTGTTGGTTATAGCTGACTGAGTGACCActatttttactttgtctttttgtATGAAACTTCCAGAGCTGAAAATTAATTGGAGTCAGatctttttttatctacatatAGAGCTATCATTGTGGAATGtacaaaaacaatagaaaatggaGTAATTGAGGATAAAAAACATTGGAGGCAACTTTAAAATGAGCTAATTATCTTGGCTATGAAGAACTGCTCCAACAAAGTAACCTTTTAATAAGATCACACATATGTTCATTATCTGTTCCTCGGACAACTAGTAGCAGTCATACAATATAATGCATGCCAGAAGAAGGCTTCCACTTGTAGCTTCTTGTTAGTCTAGTCTGGAGGAAAAATACAATTTGATCAATTTTTCGTGACCATTTGTGCCTTGGTTAATTATCACTTACGTTTTCAGGTCTACCTTATTATTCTCAGCACCATCCTCCATCATCCAACTAATTGTCCCCTACGCCTTCGTCATTCCCCTCACTTGTTAACAACTATATTCACCAGCATGACTGCTCTATAATTTAAAGTGAATTCTAAATCCAGCAAGGAGATTTAGGCTTTTTGTTTCACAGTAGTTGGGTGGAGCTGAGAACGCAGGTGAAGCATTCTTTTTGGAGTTAATAACTTATTTAACCTGTTGGCCCGTATCCAAAAAAGAGATGTTAGTTTTGACTGGACTACTTTTAAGATTAAAAAAGTCAGCTTTTCATTGGACATATGATTTGATGAGGTTTATCACAGGATCTTGTAGGCCAGGGAGGAACACTGCCACGTCTTCAGTTATGTGGACCATGGATATCAATGTTTTCCAACCACAGATCTGTTGAATCCttgggttccaccagaggttccaaggggttccttgagcaatgagcagtttgtgtgtctcaggtcagttaccactgacccccaatgatcgttttggctatctgtaagggtgacattcttcccactggccagccatgtaagaagcattcttcatactgaccatcacactaatgcattgtgaattgttaatatttatattttataaatatatcatgtTTTTCTTAGGAATAAGTCATTTTAAGGTCCTGTAAACTTTAGGCAGTATTTGTACCAGGACTGGGTCACTGCAAAAGAGATACCCACCTTGGGCAACATGCTCAGGATGGTACACCTGGGATGCAAACACTTTCTGCCACTGTGCATAACGGAGCTATCAATCTGACGGTTAAGTATAGCAGATTACACTGGATGATCAGGACTCTCCCTGTGTAGGCAGCAGCTCTCTGCTCAGCTGAGTGATAGAGCACAATGCCTGACTGTCATTGAGCTCTAATGATCACGCAGGAAGTGCCATATTCTGTGTAACTTGAAGGACTGAACTATCACTTTGACAGCTTGTGTCCTGCTATGCATTTATTTAGGAATAAGAGATACTATTGTAGCTTTGGTTTATGAATAACtgttatctgtaaataaaaaaaaaacaaaaaaacattttggtccaCTTTTAACCATTCGTAAACTCCaaatagtttttattagtttCCCTTCTTCATTTATTCATTCCCTTCTTGGCATTcttctttaataatttatatgtaaacGTTTTCaatttgcattcattaaaattgtcatATTCATagctgaaaaatacaaaacaatagcataataaaacttgttttaggttttttaagtCCTAAATTTGTAGTTAAAAATAAGTTAAGTTATAAGTTATAAGTTTACTCTAAGAATTCCTATTACCTCCAGTATCACCTTATTGTTTGCAGTTTCcattttgtatgtaaaagtttcaaatgtgttttagtttttcaGGCATCACAATAAATTTGGCATTCTCACTTTGGGTATCAGAGGACCCTGTCCCAGCTCTGctttatgtaacaaaaattgtAAGGAGGCGGGCAAATATGTTCAAAGTAACAAAGGGCGCCACCTGTAGGcttgatataaaaatacaatatattccaTGTTTACCCCgccaatatatataatgtaattatttaaatagcTACAAAACTACCATATTTTACTGTTTAGTTCTCATGAAAAGCCTATGAAAGCTGAATTCCATTTCTTGATTGTCCCAGATTATGAAGTGCCTATGCCTATGAAGAAGGAGAGCAGCTTGCCTGAGGGGCCGGTCCTAGAAGCCTTGTTGTGTGCAGAGACAGTGGATAAGAAGCTGGAACTGAAAGAAGAGGAGATAGTTAGCGACTGTCAGGTGAGAACTTATGTGTTAGACTCCTTATTGCTTGATGAACTTTGGTAATGCATTAACACATGATTTTTACTTTCACATTCTGTGTTTAAATTTCTATTTTCAGTCTCTAAAAATGAATCTATAAAAGTCATATTACATCCCACTGAAGTGTGAACTAATCCTAAGTTTATAGAagcacattcaaagggatgcttAACAGGCTGTGCTGTCTTCTGCCAATCATCTCCTAAGCCCCGGGACTAACATAGACTTTTAAAACAGCTCACTACACAGGTAGCCTGGTTGGTTAGGCATGGTGACCTAAATGCGTTTTGCAGCTGCCCCTTCACTTGCTTTGCTAGGAGAGTGTTCTGATCATTGTTAGAAAGCAACCCCAAAAATATGGGCACTGCAATCATCAATTAAAGATGATGTTATTATTGCAGACTGCcagtcctaatatttttttttttctggactctGAGGCCTtaagtcaggggtcggcaaactctggcctttaggccagatatggcctagctagTAGTCCGTccggtcgatccggcctaatcctggctgccaggggtcggcaacccacagctctggagccgcatgtggGGGTaaggggtaaggggacattccctctcctctgtatgcttGCGGAAGTGATgaatttcctttcaggggcattccctcttctctgtatgcattgcggaagtgagggatttcctttcaggggcgttccctctcctctgcatgCATTGCGGAAgtgagggatttcctttcagaggcgttccctctcctctgtatgcattgtggaggtgAGGggtttcctttcaggggcgttccctctcctctgtatgcattgcggggGTGAGGGGTTTCCTTTCAGGGccgttccctctcctctgtatgcattgcggaggtgAGGGATTTGCTTTCAgaggcattcctggtggggggcagagccatcagcgcgggactcgagagaaagTCCAACCTTGTaagccttcttgacctcctaaaatggcctactagccaaaaaaagattgctgacccctgccttaagTCATTACACCTCATTCATTGCTTTTAAAGGAGTAGCAATGTCAACCTAAGACAGTACTCCAAAACACTTCCCTCCCTGTTCTATGATCCACAAAGATTAACACTGCTTAATGAGCAGGTACTTTCATTGCAGTGTATCCATCACTAGAAAATTAGGAAATAGGGAAGTTCCAACAGTTGCACAATAAGGATGGCTATAAAGAGATGGCTTGCACTTGTTTTTGGGGGACAAAGGGAAAAGAGGCTGCTCTGCACTTTTACAGGCTCAGTGTACAATTGGAGCAAGTGAGAGAATCTGATAAAAATATGGAGGGCTCATCTACCCTCTGCTTAGATTACTGTGCCTTCCTGTTACTGCTGAGTTGGGTTTAGAACGTACATACGTCTTGTCCATGCATTGAGCTAGCTTATAGTGACTCCCTCCACTGTGTAGGGAGCGCAGCAAATTGCTgtgcacaaacaataaataaagaatttgaaTCTCTCTAAACTGATCTGTCTTTACCATATTGTGCAAGATATCGTTCAATAATTACAGTTTTCGGTGAGTGAAAATTGACCAGCAGTGTAGATTTATAAGGGAGGTAGGGTGTACAATGGCTCCTAATCACTGTAAAGGGAGCTATTTCAGAGGGGTAAAAAAAGACTCGTAACAACCGACCACTGTTGTTAACTGGGCAATAAACTGGACACTGCAAAGCTCAGAGTTCCACACCAGGGACCACATTATGatcttttttacaatatttttttgatttgtaaTCAGATTCCTACTAGGAACAATATAGATTTTACTATAGGATCATAGATGCCAACAAAACAGAAATTATTAGCATTCAGCAACTAGGGCAGttgcaacatttttatatttgtgtagttGGTTTAAAGCCAGTGTCTAGGCCATAAAAATCAATTCATatgtttctttgcaaaaaaaggttattttcatTTTGTCAATACGTGCTCTAGCACTTTAAGCACTGCAGTAGTTGTTAAAAGTTCACTTGTATCTGATTTCCCTGGTTCTAGAAGACACAAGTTGGAGACATACCACACGAACTAGATGGTGATGACCTGGAAGATGATACCCCAAAACGCAAAAACAGAGCCAAAGGAAAGGTAGGGCACTCAggaatataacaataaaaaagaaaaggaaacctTATGGGTAAGGAAAAGGACAGAGAAAAATCTGAAATGAAAGGTAGAATGGGGAAGCAAGACAGATATTGTtagacattaaaaatattaagattTGTTAGTTTTTATGTAGCAATATCTTTATTTACTATGCTTAGGACTCcaagattacattttaataacattttaataaaacaagcatATTGCTTACAGAACTAATTAGCTAAAGCTAAAGCTTACATACTTGCATAAATATAAGAGAAGCAACCCTTATTCTCACAATCCAGCCAAGGTTTTGTAGGGTAAAAAGAGGCAGGGAGCTTTTGTTATGCAGTCTTTTCAGGTAACAcgttcatcatttaaaaaattatgattcaTTTTTGTTGAATTACATTGCTCAGTGTACACACAAGTGCTTAATAAACTTCACTGCCTGTTCAACCACTAAACATTTAAGTGAATTCGAACTGGTGATAAAGAAAAATTGCAGGATTTTGGGTGTGCAGAAGGAAGCTGTGATGCAggtaaaaaagacacaaaataaagcaactcagtatttaataatacacagttaatagtatttttgtaaatgcaagcagtgtaaatttCTCATATTGATTTTGTAATTTGACTGCATAGCAGAGTTCAGGCTGGAAGTAAAAGAAGCATGCATGGAACATATTGGTATGTGAACAGAGCAGAAATGAGCTCGtcagtatgctgcttctcctCTCACTCTCCAATCACATGCTGGGGAAGAGTAAGCCATTTAGTTTTTAAGAGATAGAGGTGTTTAAATCTTAGGACCAAACAGAAAGTAATCCAAATCTTTAGGCAGGTAAAATAGCTCTCTTTTGGGTTTTCCATCTTTGTTTTACATCTAATATCTTACATCTATATATTTAGCTGCCCGAAAATCAGCTTTACAGTATGAATACTGTTCTTGACCTGTAGTACCCCACCCTTTCTCCTCAGCAGATCCATGCTTGCCAAAATCCGAAGATCAATATTTCCCCTGTTTGTTTACATGCCATCTTTGTAATAGATGCATCTGTTTTTTGTAGCCTAAAAACGCCTACGGAGCTGTCTCTCAATTTACCTTTGCACACAGCCCCATAGAAGCCAATTAAGCTGTAATCTGCAGGTACATCTTTTGTGGGGTTAGAATGAAAACAAACAGGAGAACATCTGGCTGCAGGATCTTTGTAAGTATGGATTTGTGTAGGTAGAAGGTGAGTTACTTTGGGTCAAAAGCTTTAATACAAAGCTTTAATAAGTCTGTGTATAAACTAGTAAATTCTGCCAATCAACTAGAAGTAGAAATGATCAAAGGTGAGAAAGGAAAGAATGGGATGTGGAAGATCTTTAGAGCATATAAAGTATTCATAGAATATACTGGACTACATAAAGTCAAATGATTTATTCTATAGGCCTGTGGAATTGGGGGCTTAAAGAAGAGACAGGATCCCTCCACTTTAGAAGATCGAGACAAACCCTATGTGTGTGACAGTAAGTGACCTCTAATTATTTAGtgcgtttaaattttttattatttaaataataaaaaatttaaacgcaCTAAATAATTAGAGGTCACTTACTGTCACACACATAGGGTTTGTCTCGATCTTCTAAAGTGGAGGGATCCTGTCTCTTCTTTAAGCCCCCAATTCCACAGGCCTATAGAATAAATCATTTGACTTTATGTAGTCCAGTATATTCTATGAATACTTTATATGCTCTAAAGATCTTCCACTTCCCATTCTTTCCTTTCTCACCTTTCATCATTTCTACTTCTAGTTGATTGGCAGAATTTACTCTTCATTGATCACCCATAaacaggtggtcactgaaaattgccaggtggtgcacctggctaaaaggggctggggagaacactgaaatgttATTTGGGTATTTCATCTAATATAATTGTAAACCTTTAATGTGGATGCTTTATAAACAGTACAGGGAGACAACCAGAGCTGTTCATAATATAGTCTTTTCACATAACGTTTCACTTTAGATTCTTCATATGATGcactaaaaaaagactttatataGAGGTAAGGAAGTATCTTCACAGTGATCCTTAAAAGACTTATAGGACACACTTCTTTACCAACTTGACTCTGTTTCTAAatattgttaaactttttttttgtgtggcttgataATTTTTTTCATGCACGAAGGTTAGGTGTATGTAGTTTTCTGTATGTTGATTCTTGCAGTATATAAAAATTTGAGTTGAAATCTTATGTACTGCTATGCTGTTTACACATATCATGGTGAAAGATAATTTTGAATCAATAGCTTCCAGGTTGCAAAGTTCCTTTTGTCATCGTGTTATGTTCTGATTTTGGTCTTTTGTCACTGACTTAAAGAGAACATATCACAATCTGGCTTGTGTTAGGATCTGATGTTGTATAAATGTAAGTAATTATATTTAGCTTTCCTTGATTTATCCGGACCTGACACTTTTAGCTAAAGTGTTAGGGTCACTAACTCTCTGGTGACTCTGTGAACTCACACACCGAACTATCAAAAGATAGAAAATAATGTGTGAGGTCAGGCAGCTGACAGTTCAGGAACTGTCGGACTTCTGACTGCCTTAGCAACAGCAATTCCCATGATTTTATCCTGAAAGGTTTCTTTTTAATGTAGAACAGGTTTTGTGCAGAATGTGCAGTGTGTCTGGGGTCGACTGCTGTAATTTAAACACAGCAAATCCCCTGCAAGCCTGAAAAGGAGCCCCTTACTCCCTCCCCTGTTCCTGATTACTTGCCGCCTACACCCTGATTGGCTTTTTATGGCTAATTGCAGTACAGAAGTGTCTTTTTATGGCTTTAACTGTGCTAATGACAGCTAATGGATCTCCCTGCTCACTGTATGTAACACTGAAAAGAGACATTCCTGCATTGTGGCTGGACACAGATTGGCAATGTGGCCACATAGACCTTATTAGCACTTCTTTGCACAGCAGCTTGATAGACACCCAGCTACTATAAAGTGCCTAGGTCACCGTAATGTCAGGATATTTCATTACATTGCAATGGATCTGTTTAGTAAATCAAAAGGAGGGTGTAAAATGAAGATCATTTTAGATCATTTTTTAGGACTGGTCATGCATCTCATGTAGATGACAATACATTTGTTTGAGACACTTCTGTGATCAGAGTTACATGACAGCATGCAtattgggccagatccattcctggtttgctggatcacccagcttcactgatgaaagtgtaccccccagccttggagtactttattaaatcaggcccataaaacTTTTCAAGAATGGAGAAactagactatcatgagagaacctgagtaatccagcaaacctgaaatagatctggtctgggatttaaaacaactaatagcaaagggttttaggaaatccattcaattttttctggatcacaaggttcacccatgactgTCTATCTTCTCCTTGGAGTGTGTtcataaattagacccattgccTTAAAGCAGCCTATTCATGCTAAGTCTCCTAACACTCAGCATCTATAAAATAGAGTCTATAAACCTTTAAGCAGAAAAATCATATGAATAAGTTTAGGAGAGTCACATTCAGGTTAAATGTTGGAAGTTAGAATAGCCCATAGTTGATGTATCTGTCTTGTCAGGTGCTCACAAGCATGGGGAGCTTGTTTGCTCAGATTTCATGAAAGCTCATGATCCTCCCAGACATGAGGATTTTCTCTCAGAAAATGTGACATGCGTGCTTTTATCACTATGTCCCAATAATGTTCATGCTTAGATATGGCTCATGCATGGATTTTATCAGCTCTGTAACACATTTGCCAGCCATCATTTTTGTTTAGGTCTTTTCTTGGATCAAGCTCTCAAAGCTTGCAGTGGAACATATCCTTGTGATCATGTCAGAGGATTACTTCCCTGGAAATTCTGCAGAACCATAAACTTTGCTATTTACCTTGTTATTGGGTTGGTTCTGCAGTCATTCACACTTTTCTTTGTCCTGCAGTAAAATGCATGATGTTGGTGCATGCCAGGCAGGAGTAGGCTAGACTAGGAGTATTCTCCCCAGATCTGGGTGCATCaccaactgtttttgggtggttaccgaaaaaattgggtcacaattcagggacAGTTAGAGCATAATACAAAGACAGGGGAAAACATGGAACATACTTATAGGACAGAATTATAGGAGTTACTGAATGcctatggcaacaacaactgggaacactaaatatATCATGTGTTCCCTGGTCACTTTTTGACCATTCATTTCTGGGTAGAACACTGAGGAGAAAGCATTTCTAACCCACCATGATTATCTCCTCCCTCATTGCTTCCCCTGCAATGGTCATATTGCATTATTGCGGCCTTGTTGCAAGTCACAGGCTGAGATTCTTAAACAAAGATGGTGCAAATATATGGGTAAGAGGAACactttccttttgaaaatgctagttctcTGGATGTTGTTCTGATGTATTGACAAATATGCTGCTGCTAATCCAGTACAAGTATATAGAGAGAAATTCTAAAACCTTTCTGATACTCATTTTCAACAGGCTTAGTCCAGGGTTCTAAAGAACTGATAGCAGACACAGCTTAGCATCGAGCCTTTTCAGAATGAggataatattttgtaattctcACTCATGACAAAGTCATACATTGAAAATTATATCAGATGCTAGGTCCATCCTTAGGGTCACTGCCACTGTGCTCCTTCCTTGTTGGTTATAGCTGACTGAGTGACCActatttttactttgtctttttgtATGAAACTTCCAGAGCTGAAAATTAATTGGAGTCAGatctttttttatctacatatAGAGCTATCATTGTGGAATGtacaaaaacaatagaaaatggaGTAATTGAGGATAAAAAACATTGGAGGCAACTTTAAAATGAGCTAATTATCTTGGCTATGAAGAACTGCTCCAACAAAGTAACCTTTTAATAAGATCACACATATGTTCATTATCTGTTCCTCGGACAACTAGTAGCAGTCATACAATATAATGCATGCCAGAAGAAGGCTTCCACTTGTAGCTTCTTGTTAGTCTAGTCTGGAGGAAAAATACAATTTGATCAATTTTTCGTGACCATTTGTGCCTTGGTTAATTATCACTTACGTTTTCAGGTCTACCTTATTATTCTCAGCACCATCCTCCATCATCCAACTAATTGTCCCCTACGCCTTCGTCATTCCCCTCACTTGTTAACAACTATATTCACCAGCATGACTGCTCTATAATTTAAAGTGAATTCTAAATCCAGCAAGGAGATTTAGGCTTTTTGTTTCACAGTAGTTGGGTGGAGCTGAGAACGCAGGTGAAGCATTCTTTTTGGAGTTAATAACTTATTTAACCTGTTGGCCCGTATCCAAAAAAGAGATGTTAGTTTTGACTGGACTACTTTTAAGATTAAAAAAGTCAGCTTTTCATTGGACATATGATTTGATGAGGTTTATCACAGGATCTTGTAGGCCAGGGAGGAACACTGCCACGTCTTCAGTTATGTGGACCATGGATATCAATGTTTTCCAACCACAGATCTGTTGAATCCttgggttccaccagaggttccaaggggttccttgagcaatgagcagtttgtgtgtctcaggtcagttaccactgacccccaatgatcgttttggctatctgtaagggtgacattcttcccactggccagccatgtaagaagcattcttcatactgaccatcacactaatgcattgtgaattgttaatatttatattttataaatatatcatgtTTTTCTTAGGAATAAGTCATTTTAAGGTCCTGTAAACTTTAGGCAGTATTTGTACCAGGACTGGGTCACTGCAAAAGAGATACCCACCTTGGGCAACATGCTCAGGATGGTACACCTGGGATGCAAACACTTTCTGCCACTGTGCATAACGGAGCTATCAATCTGACGGTTAAGTATAGCAGATTACACTGGATGATCAGGACTCTCCCTGTGTAGGCAGCAGCTCTC from Pyxicephalus adspersus unplaced genomic scaffold, UCB_Pads_2.0 Sca304, whole genome shotgun sequence includes:
- the LOC140344999 gene encoding zinc finger protein neuro-d4-like; amino-acid sequence: YEVPMPMKKESSLPEGPVLEALLCAETVDKKLELKEEEIVSDCQKTQVGDIPHELDGDDLEDDTPKRKNRAKGKACGIGGLKKRQDPSTLEDRDKPYVCDNYEVPMPMKKESSLPEGPVLEALLCAETVDKKLELKEEEIVSDCQ